A genomic stretch from Puniceicoccales bacterium includes:
- the sctS gene encoding type III secretion system export apparatus subunit SctS — MDQGFIINITSKAMILVLILSMPPILVATFVGLLTSLLQALTQIQEQTLGFAIKLIATVLVLSLSAYWIGGQLLSFTDNIFTLFPSLLN, encoded by the coding sequence GTGGATCAAGGTTTCATTATAAATATTACGTCAAAGGCAATGATATTGGTGCTGATTTTGTCCATGCCGCCTATTCTTGTGGCCACATTTGTTGGGTTATTAACCAGTCTACTGCAAGCACTTACGCAAATACAAGAGCAAACATTGGGGTTTGCCATAAAGTTGATAGCCACGGTATTGGTATTGTCATTATCGGCCTATTGGATTGGTGGGCAGCTTTTGTCATTTACCGATAATATATTCACATTGTTCCCTAGCTTGTTGAATTAA
- a CDS encoding M3 family metallopeptidase, which yields MILFFLALVAFGISIELMRSSLDHGSKNNLVEMNNIMKPVEANENNSSDEFHPFCHEVRPIRWSRLNVESALRDVDYAIGLAQDRIAILRAMPLDQVSFENTIVAMEYINEELSQFSNFFGHLDAVANCDEITKAMPMILAKISKFTLSIPLDQELWKRVEACAKSKKINELSPTKKRLLKNVVDFFMDHGTNLDAKSKARLMKIDEELSQLCYEFGHNVLQARNAWEKFVTKDELLGLPESVMKSMAEDAEKAGRPGEYRVSLKDSYINIYAWYLSNEELRKEILMKARNLCRDDSFSNRDMARKILTLRDESSKLLGNDSHASFALKHNMLKTKADVDKFLAEVYENAKSQFNEDVFSLKDYAKEFYAHADPKGELTPWNVAYLYHKKMQHELDNFDKEQLRPYFEINHVMSGLFKIVEELYGIKIIEKKTAFLESKDDKCPMDCIEVWDKDVRYYEIFENNGDFIGGFFADLYPRKNKHSGAWCCDLIDGGLNSRGGWQHPVGVICANVTKPTQGEQSLLQHREVATIFHEFGHLMHLMFGNVEYPSINGYHVAIDFVELPSQLMENFCWERRSLDIFAKHHATGEPIPDDLFDKLLKSRTFMESLALMRQLELTVMDLELHGNYSKYHSSKSLDGDIDAVLSKYTIDYSEKPNNIMCQFSHIFSGGYASQYYSYMWSEVLDADAFTIFQHQDVVTREVGNLFRNKILSVGDSVDPLESFRNFAQRDPDIKPFLFRRGCLKSSIIGKEKEKK from the coding sequence ATGATTTTGTTTTTCTTGGCTTTGGTAGCTTTTGGTATTTCCATTGAGTTAATGCGATCTTCCCTTGACCATGGGAGCAAAAATAATCTTGTTGAAATGAATAATATTATGAAACCTGTTGAAGCTAATGAAAATAATTCTTCGGATGAATTTCATCCCTTTTGTCATGAAGTGCGACCCATTCGATGGAGTAGGTTGAATGTAGAATCTGCCCTTCGGGATGTGGATTATGCCATAGGGTTGGCGCAGGACAGAATTGCTATTCTTCGGGCAATGCCTTTGGATCAGGTTAGTTTTGAAAACACCATAGTGGCTATGGAGTATATCAATGAAGAGCTGTCACAGTTTTCTAACTTTTTTGGGCATTTAGATGCCGTGGCCAATTGTGATGAAATAACCAAAGCAATGCCAATGATTTTGGCCAAAATATCGAAATTTACTCTATCGATTCCATTGGATCAAGAGCTGTGGAAAAGGGTTGAAGCCTGTGCCAAATCCAAAAAGATAAACGAGCTATCGCCTACCAAAAAAAGACTCCTTAAAAACGTCGTTGATTTTTTTATGGATCATGGTACCAATTTGGACGCAAAATCTAAGGCCAGATTGATGAAGATAGATGAAGAACTTTCGCAGCTATGCTATGAATTCGGGCATAATGTATTGCAGGCTAGGAATGCCTGGGAGAAATTTGTTACCAAAGATGAATTGCTTGGACTGCCTGAATCGGTGATGAAATCCATGGCAGAGGATGCTGAAAAAGCTGGAAGGCCCGGAGAGTATAGAGTTTCATTGAAGGATAGCTATATTAATATTTATGCTTGGTATCTGAGTAATGAAGAATTGCGAAAGGAAATATTGATGAAAGCCAGAAATCTTTGCCGAGATGATTCATTTTCGAACCGAGATATGGCTAGAAAAATACTGACATTGAGAGATGAAAGTTCAAAATTATTGGGCAATGATTCCCATGCCAGTTTTGCCCTAAAGCATAATATGCTGAAAACCAAAGCTGATGTGGATAAATTTTTAGCAGAGGTCTATGAGAATGCGAAATCGCAATTCAATGAAGATGTGTTCTCATTGAAGGACTATGCCAAGGAATTTTACGCCCATGCAGATCCGAAGGGTGAATTGACTCCATGGAATGTGGCCTATTTATATCACAAGAAGATGCAGCATGAATTAGATAATTTTGATAAGGAGCAATTGAGGCCATACTTCGAAATCAATCATGTGATGAGTGGACTGTTTAAAATAGTGGAGGAATTATATGGCATAAAAATAATCGAAAAAAAAACCGCGTTCCTTGAATCAAAAGATGATAAATGTCCAATGGATTGCATAGAAGTTTGGGATAAAGATGTGAGATATTACGAAATTTTTGAGAACAATGGCGATTTCATTGGTGGATTTTTTGCTGATCTATATCCTAGAAAAAATAAGCATTCTGGGGCTTGGTGTTGTGATCTCATCGATGGTGGTTTGAACAGCCGTGGCGGATGGCAACATCCTGTGGGTGTTATATGTGCGAATGTTACAAAACCTACCCAAGGAGAGCAGTCGCTGCTACAGCATCGAGAGGTTGCCACCATTTTTCATGAATTTGGCCATCTTATGCATTTGATGTTTGGCAATGTGGAATATCCATCCATAAATGGTTATCATGTGGCCATAGATTTTGTAGAATTGCCTTCACAGTTGATGGAGAATTTTTGTTGGGAGCGCAGATCATTGGATATTTTTGCTAAGCATCATGCCACCGGAGAGCCAATTCCGGATGATTTGTTCGATAAATTATTGAAATCACGTACGTTCATGGAAAGTTTAGCTTTGATGCGGCAACTGGAGTTGACCGTAATGGATTTAGAATTACATGGCAATTATTCTAAGTATCATTCATCAAAGAGTTTAGATGGTGATATTGATGCCGTTTTAAGCAAATATACCATAGATTATAGCGAAAAACCTAACAACATCATGTGTCAATTCAGCCATATTTTCAGCGGCGGCTATGCGTCGCAATACTACTCCTATATGTGGTCAGAAGTACTTGATGCAGATGCATTTACGATATTTCAACACCAAGATGTTGTCACCAGAGAGGTGGGCAATTTATTTCGGAACAAGATATTGAGTGTGGGAGACAGCGTGGATCCACTGGAAAGTTTTAGGAATTTTGCCCAAAGAGATCCTGATATTAAGCCATTTCTGTTTCGGCGAGGTTGTTTGAAATCCAGTATTATAGGGAAAGAAAAAGAAAAAAAATAA
- a CDS encoding diacylglycerol kinase, producing MKCSMEGLKVLGKERAFLVELIIGTISFPLILWWLGVGVKLFLVVISYFMILVTEALNTAIENIVNLMSPEYNCFAKKAKDVGSAAVFIAIVNALVILGISGY from the coding sequence ATGAAATGTTCGATGGAAGGCCTAAAAGTTTTAGGCAAAGAGAGGGCGTTTTTAGTTGAATTGATCATTGGAACTATTTCTTTCCCGTTGATATTGTGGTGGTTAGGAGTTGGTGTAAAATTATTTTTGGTGGTTATTTCCTATTTTATGATATTAGTTACCGAGGCGTTGAATACTGCCATAGAAAATATTGTGAATCTTATGTCTCCGGAGTATAATTGTTTTGCGAAAAAAGCCAAAGATGTGGGTAGTGCCGCTGTTTTTATTGCCATAGTCAATGCCTTGGTTATATTGGGTATATCTGGCTATTAA
- the sctU gene encoding type III secretion system export apparatus subunit SctU, which yields MSGDKTEMPTPKRMRDAREKGNVAKSADVNSTALLIGIFCYIGMGWEGHMKNLCEILLIPSYYIGPQIGDYFRHAMWGIILKMLLIIMPMIGMVMIIGIAANFAQVGLLFTMKPIMPDISKINPMAKAKQIFSMKNLFEFGKSTMKILFLGILLYMLVKSVIDDMLSLPFCGIGGIIDVLGPIMNMFAKNVIFAYMVMAVIDYAFQKRNWTKQLMMSKDEIKREYKESEGDGQIKGKRKQIHREMMEEDPPQRAKKASVVVTNPEHLAVALLYDMELSVFPLPLVLAKGIGKVAERMISIARENNVPIMRNVPLAHALMDTADVLEFIPGELIAPVAEVLRWVKHMKEEHAQGIGLEGQS from the coding sequence ATGAGCGGAGATAAAACAGAGATGCCGACGCCGAAGCGCATGCGGGATGCGCGGGAGAAGGGGAATGTGGCCAAAAGCGCCGATGTGAATTCTACGGCGTTGCTCATCGGAATATTTTGTTACATTGGAATGGGATGGGAGGGGCATATGAAAAATCTTTGCGAAATTTTACTCATACCATCCTATTACATTGGCCCCCAGATTGGCGATTATTTTAGGCATGCCATGTGGGGAATTATTTTAAAAATGCTGTTGATAATAATGCCCATGATTGGCATGGTGATGATCATTGGTATCGCAGCAAATTTTGCCCAGGTCGGGTTATTGTTTACAATGAAGCCAATAATGCCAGATATAAGTAAAATCAATCCGATGGCTAAGGCCAAACAGATTTTTTCGATGAAGAATCTGTTTGAATTTGGCAAATCGACCATGAAAATATTATTTCTTGGAATTTTGCTGTATATGTTGGTGAAAAGCGTGATCGACGATATGCTATCATTGCCTTTTTGTGGTATAGGCGGTATCATCGATGTGCTTGGCCCGATAATGAACATGTTCGCGAAAAATGTCATATTTGCCTATATGGTCATGGCTGTTATCGACTATGCGTTCCAGAAGAGGAACTGGACGAAGCAGTTAATGATGTCGAAGGATGAGATTAAAAGGGAATATAAGGAGTCCGAAGGAGATGGCCAGATCAAGGGCAAGAGGAAGCAGATTCATCGGGAGATGATGGAAGAAGATCCGCCCCAGCGGGCGAAAAAGGCCAGCGTGGTGGTTACAAATCCAGAGCATTTGGCCGTGGCATTGTTATATGACATGGAGCTATCGGTATTTCCGTTGCCGTTGGTTTTGGCAAAAGGGATTGGAAAGGTGGCCGAACGAATGATTTCGATTGCGAGAGAAAACAATGTGCCGATAATGAGGAATGTGCCATTGGCCCATGCTTTAATGGATACAGCTGATGTTTTAGAATTTATCCCTGGCGAATTAATCGCTCCAGTGGCTGAAGTCCTTCGTTGGGTCAAACATATGAAAGAGGAACATGCCCAGGGTATTGGACTGGAAGGGCAGTCCTAG
- a CDS encoding type II secretion system GspH family protein has protein sequence MDNQKSGFTLVELLASIAIIGILTSMLVPAINKFMEEGRKTKGNNALSQIAKAYLQYISTNKDGATIDKADKVSDWAFILAKAGCLNDPRMYIFPDDIGINKITSKMICVPPNGTPDVAFAKATAFSVNVAIGIPPDADPSITPIAWTRGLQANGKWSPSGVYGDKGGFIAFLDGHVEWFRDLGTDATEGKLVKSSDGSPTNNILEALHGGTSIPSL, from the coding sequence ATGGACAATCAAAAAAGTGGTTTTACACTGGTGGAGTTGCTTGCTTCAATAGCAATCATAGGCATCCTCACATCCATGCTTGTGCCTGCAATAAACAAGTTCATGGAAGAAGGCAGAAAAACCAAAGGCAATAATGCCTTGAGTCAGATAGCCAAGGCCTATTTGCAATATATAAGTACCAATAAGGATGGCGCTACCATTGACAAAGCCGACAAAGTAAGTGATTGGGCATTCATTCTGGCAAAGGCTGGCTGTCTAAATGATCCAAGAATGTACATATTTCCAGATGATATTGGCATCAATAAAATAACATCAAAAATGATATGTGTACCACCCAATGGCACACCTGATGTCGCTTTCGCCAAAGCAACAGCCTTCAGTGTCAATGTGGCCATAGGAATCCCTCCGGATGCAGATCCTTCCATAACACCCATAGCCTGGACAAGAGGTCTCCAGGCCAATGGCAAATGGTCACCATCTGGCGTCTATGGAGATAAAGGCGGATTTATTGCATTTTTAGACGGTCATGTGGAATGGTTTCGCGATCTTGGGACCGATGCCACCGAAGGAAAATTGGTAAAAAGCAGTGATGGCTCGCCCACAAATAACATCCTAGAAGCTCTCCATGGCGGCACCTCTATCCCCAGCCTCTAA
- a CDS encoding MoxR family ATPase, protein MSGDLAELNNKIRESSSWVSLLRDEVSKIVVGQRYMIDRIIVGLLAGGHILVEGVPGLAKTLSVKTLSDAVKADFRRIQFTPDLLPADIVGTLIYNPKTAEFVTKKGPIFANIVLADEINRAPAKVQSALLEAMQEKQVTLGEETFILPKPFIVIATQNPVDQEGTYSLPEAQVDRFMLKLNIEYPSILEEKQIMSSMGKISLMPKISPIINPEVILESRKLLDEIYIDEKVCDYIINIVFATRKPSDFKLDMDNFIHFGASPRATIALALASKAWAFLQGRGYVTPNDVKTIGMDVLRHRVIVTYEAEAEDMSSETVVSKILNTVPVP, encoded by the coding sequence ATGAGCGGAGATTTAGCAGAACTTAATAATAAGATAAGAGAATCTTCTAGTTGGGTATCACTATTGCGAGACGAAGTTAGCAAAATTGTTGTGGGACAAAGATATATGATCGATAGGATCATCGTTGGCCTATTGGCTGGCGGCCACATATTGGTGGAAGGTGTACCTGGTCTAGCCAAAACCCTGTCGGTTAAAACCCTTTCCGATGCAGTTAAGGCCGATTTTCGAAGGATACAATTTACACCGGATTTGTTACCAGCAGATATAGTCGGCACATTGATATACAATCCCAAAACCGCCGAGTTTGTCACAAAAAAAGGTCCAATTTTTGCAAACATTGTGCTGGCCGATGAAATAAATCGAGCACCGGCCAAGGTTCAGAGCGCTTTGCTCGAAGCCATGCAGGAAAAACAAGTTACCCTGGGTGAAGAAACCTTTATTTTACCAAAACCATTCATAGTGATAGCCACACAAAACCCTGTGGATCAAGAAGGTACTTATTCTTTACCCGAGGCTCAGGTGGATAGATTTATGCTAAAATTGAATATAGAATATCCAAGTATTTTGGAAGAAAAACAGATAATGTCGTCCATGGGAAAGATATCATTGATGCCGAAAATTAGTCCAATCATCAATCCTGAGGTAATCCTAGAATCAAGGAAGCTTTTGGATGAAATATACATCGATGAAAAGGTATGCGATTACATTATAAATATTGTCTTTGCCACCAGAAAACCCAGCGATTTTAAGTTGGATATGGATAATTTCATTCATTTTGGCGCTTCCCCTAGGGCGACCATTGCTTTGGCCCTGGCTTCCAAGGCTTGGGCATTTCTCCAAGGCCGAGGTTACGTTACACCAAATGATGTAAAAACCATTGGAATGGATGTCCTTAGGCATCGAGTCATCGTAACCTATGAGGCCGAAGCCGAAGATATGTCATCGGAAACCGTGGTATCTAAGATCCTCAATACAGTACCTGTGCCATAG
- the rpmA gene encoding 50S ribosomal protein L27: MAHKKGQGTSRNGRDSNSKRLGVKKYSGEVVLAGSIILRQRGTKIHPGKNVGLGRDFTLFALADGRVEWDGAHRKVHVISSAVKQ, translated from the coding sequence ATGGCGCATAAAAAAGGTCAAGGAACTTCCAGGAATGGTAGAGATAGTAATAGCAAGAGGCTTGGTGTGAAAAAATATTCTGGCGAGGTTGTTTTGGCCGGAAGTATAATTTTGCGGCAGCGAGGCACGAAGATTCATCCTGGCAAAAATGTTGGTTTAGGGCGAGATTTCACTTTATTTGCGTTGGCCGATGGAAGAGTTGAGTGGGATGGCGCACATCGAAAAGTTCATGTAATATCTTCTGCTGTAAAGCAATAG
- the hisS gene encoding histidine--tRNA ligase yields the protein MFSILPGFRDFYPADCAERNYIFQRIRDTAKLFGFEEYDGPVLEPLELFTEKSGQEIVSQLFSFTDKGGRQVAMRPEMTPSLARMVGSKASSLKRPIKWFDISELYRYERPQKGRLRSFYQFNADIFGESDVLADAESMALLISVLRSFGLTDQDFHIKLSSRKLWSVFFQLHGIPMADSSNILNIIDKSDKEPMDIIVGKLDALGLDGVELLQKINEFIAAKTVEEIYERLANCKLFTLAMEPLVCQSLEDLSRLLEYIEMFGLQEYVVLDMAIVRGLAYYTGFVFEAFERLGKSRALAGGGRYDDLTKKMGYAELPAVGFAIGDVTLANLLSEKELIPNLTKSMDVFMVFDDEFKREAMGDVILLRNHGLSSEFSIKRVDAHRQLKMAAAADAKIAIIYSANVPDVPNFVLVRRMSDRKEVVIARSDLLKILDELLK from the coding sequence ATGTTTAGCATTCTTCCAGGTTTTAGAGATTTTTATCCGGCCGATTGCGCCGAGAGGAATTATATATTTCAACGAATTCGCGATACGGCGAAGTTATTTGGATTTGAGGAGTATGATGGTCCGGTGCTAGAGCCGTTGGAATTATTCACAGAAAAATCTGGCCAAGAGATTGTGTCTCAACTATTTAGCTTTACGGATAAAGGTGGGCGTCAGGTGGCCATGCGGCCGGAAATGACACCGTCTTTGGCTCGAATGGTTGGTTCGAAGGCCAGTTCACTTAAAAGGCCGATTAAGTGGTTCGATATCAGCGAGTTATATAGATATGAACGGCCTCAAAAAGGGCGATTGCGTTCGTTTTACCAATTCAACGCGGATATTTTTGGGGAATCAGATGTGTTGGCAGATGCCGAGTCGATGGCCTTACTCATATCTGTGCTTAGGTCTTTTGGTTTGACAGATCAGGATTTTCATATAAAATTAAGTAGCAGGAAGCTTTGGAGTGTTTTTTTTCAGCTTCATGGAATTCCAATGGCAGATTCATCTAACATATTGAATATCATAGATAAATCAGACAAAGAGCCGATGGATATCATTGTGGGAAAATTGGACGCTTTGGGTCTTGATGGAGTTGAATTGTTGCAAAAAATAAATGAATTCATCGCGGCAAAAACCGTTGAGGAAATTTACGAAAGATTGGCAAATTGCAAATTATTTACTTTGGCAATGGAGCCATTGGTTTGCCAGAGCCTCGAGGATTTATCAAGACTATTGGAATACATCGAAATGTTTGGCCTACAGGAATATGTGGTTCTTGATATGGCCATTGTCCGAGGACTTGCCTATTATACAGGATTTGTATTCGAGGCCTTCGAGCGCCTTGGTAAATCCAGGGCTTTAGCCGGTGGAGGTAGGTATGATGATCTCACAAAAAAAATGGGCTATGCTGAATTGCCGGCGGTGGGCTTTGCCATAGGAGATGTCACATTGGCTAACTTATTGTCAGAGAAGGAGTTAATTCCTAATCTAACCAAATCGATGGATGTATTTATGGTTTTCGATGATGAGTTCAAAAGAGAAGCCATGGGGGACGTTATTTTGTTGAGAAACCATGGCCTGTCATCGGAGTTTTCGATCAAGCGAGTTGATGCTCATCGGCAACTGAAGATGGCTGCCGCGGCCGATGCAAAAATAGCCATTATTTACTCAGCCAATGTTCCAGATGTGCCTAATTTTGTGCTAGTTCGTCGCATGAGTGATCGAAAGGAAGTGGTTATTGCCAGAAGTGATTTGCTAAAAATTTTGGATGAGCTATTAAAATGA
- the sctT gene encoding type III secretion system export apparatus subunit SctT: MNSGIVSNLSSVFMVMMMCIVRLSAALSLLPAFSKQFIVGIGRGVVIFGMALPLFPYLYPTLPKLEHLPLWVFIATIGKEVIIGVLLGFLGGFIFFVADSVGFIIDIQRGSSMATTFDPVAGSQTSLLGSFLIQMITVLFFMLGGFFFFIKMIYKTYVLWPVFTFYPKFDSNFPTFFLALADEMMEVMFCLAGPILIVLFLAEFGLGMISRFAPQLNVFFLAMPVKSWLSMFFLLFYFSFLGQLFEYYFFSQGKLSAFINKFFK; encoded by the coding sequence ATGAATTCTGGTATAGTCAGTAATCTTTCATCGGTTTTCATGGTGATGATGATGTGCATCGTCAGGTTATCTGCAGCACTTTCGTTGTTGCCAGCATTTTCGAAGCAATTCATCGTTGGAATTGGAAGGGGAGTGGTTATTTTTGGCATGGCGCTGCCATTATTTCCATACCTGTATCCGACGCTGCCAAAGTTGGAGCATTTACCGCTTTGGGTATTCATCGCGACCATAGGCAAGGAGGTGATAATTGGTGTGTTACTTGGATTTTTAGGTGGGTTCATATTTTTTGTGGCAGATAGCGTTGGTTTTATCATAGACATACAGCGAGGCTCTTCCATGGCAACGACTTTTGATCCAGTGGCTGGTTCGCAAACTTCATTACTTGGCAGTTTTTTGATTCAGATGATAACCGTATTATTTTTCATGCTTGGTGGATTTTTTTTCTTCATAAAAATGATTTACAAGACCTATGTTTTATGGCCAGTATTCACATTTTATCCGAAATTTGATTCAAATTTTCCGACGTTTTTTTTAGCCCTTGCCGATGAGATGATGGAGGTAATGTTTTGCCTTGCTGGTCCAATTTTGATAGTTTTATTTTTGGCTGAGTTTGGCCTTGGAATGATAAGCAGGTTTGCACCACAGCTGAATGTATTTTTTCTGGCAATGCCTGTAAAGAGTTGGTTATCAATGTTTTTTTTATTATTTTATTTTTCATTCCTTGGGCAACTGTTTGAGTATTACTTTTTTTCCCAGGGAAAGTTGTCAGCGTTCATAAACAAATTTTTTAAATGA
- a CDS encoding DUF58 domain-containing protein, producing MSYNNEITRKILKHVRRLEISTDRLLDDQLIGAYKSIFKGQGIDFEEVREYAPGDDVRTIDWNVTAKMDRPFIKKFKEERELTMMIIVDMSGSMDFGSSRSKREIATELASLFAFSANKNNDKVGLILFTNIIEKLIKPDKGRKHSLRIMRDILFHKPTGNGTDFVGTLGYVNNILKRKSIIFIISDFSTDEVGQKSDDMIRALKLTDRHHDLVCVKISDPREISIPNVGILTLEDMETGEILEVDTSNRTSIKKYAKLMKEKELYFCDKLNKAKIDVLNISTDEHYIKSLENFLHARKKRKS from the coding sequence ATGTCATACAACAACGAAATCACCAGAAAAATACTGAAACATGTTCGGCGTCTAGAAATAAGCACTGATCGGTTACTTGATGATCAACTGATTGGCGCATATAAAAGTATATTTAAGGGCCAGGGTATTGATTTCGAGGAAGTCCGCGAGTATGCACCAGGTGATGACGTGAGAACGATAGATTGGAATGTGACCGCCAAGATGGATCGTCCATTCATCAAAAAATTTAAGGAGGAGCGAGAACTCACCATGATGATCATCGTCGATATGAGTGGTTCGATGGACTTTGGCAGCTCCAGGAGTAAACGAGAAATAGCCACGGAATTGGCCAGCTTATTCGCATTTTCAGCTAATAAAAACAACGATAAAGTAGGCCTGATACTTTTCACGAACATCATAGAAAAACTAATCAAACCAGATAAAGGAAGAAAACATTCGCTACGCATAATGCGCGACATTTTATTCCATAAACCCACTGGCAATGGAACGGATTTTGTAGGTACTCTTGGCTATGTGAACAACATTCTGAAAAGAAAATCTATAATTTTCATAATAAGCGATTTCTCCACCGACGAAGTGGGCCAAAAATCCGATGACATGATAAGGGCTTTGAAGCTCACGGATAGGCATCATGATTTGGTGTGCGTAAAAATAAGTGATCCCAGAGAAATTTCCATCCCTAACGTCGGAATCTTAACCTTAGAGGATATGGAAACCGGAGAGATACTAGAAGTGGATACATCGAACAGAACATCGATAAAAAAATACGCTAAATTAATGAAGGAAAAAGAGTTATATTTTTGCGATAAATTGAATAAAGCTAAAATAGATGTCTTGAACATATCCACCGATGAACATTATATAAAATCACTGGAAAATTTTCTTCATGCTCGCAAAAAACGAAAAAGTTAG
- a CDS encoding DNA-deoxyinosine glycosylase: MRIDHPFSPIYDEHSKILILGSFPSPKSREDGFYYAHPRNRFWEILAWITKTTKIPNNINEKKLFLLKNKIALWDVIKSCDIEGSVDNTIKNAIPSDLSMILKSSNVRQIFLNGGKAHGLYKKHWPKYISLEAKKLPSSSPANASYNILKLIADWNIISPYLR, encoded by the coding sequence ATGCGAATAGATCATCCATTTTCACCAATCTATGATGAACATTCCAAAATACTTATTCTGGGATCATTTCCATCGCCGAAATCCAGAGAAGATGGATTTTATTATGCTCATCCAAGGAATCGATTTTGGGAAATATTGGCATGGATTACTAAAACCACTAAAATTCCAAATAATATCAATGAAAAAAAATTATTTCTGTTGAAAAACAAAATCGCCCTCTGGGATGTCATAAAAAGCTGCGACATAGAAGGATCTGTCGACAATACCATAAAAAATGCCATTCCATCTGACCTGTCAATGATTTTAAAGAGCTCTAATGTTAGACAAATATTTCTCAATGGCGGCAAAGCCCACGGACTATATAAAAAACACTGGCCCAAGTACATCTCCCTTGAGGCTAAGAAATTACCTTCTTCTAGCCCGGCAAACGCATCCTATAATATATTAAAATTAATCGCGGACTGGAATATAATTTCGCCATATCTTCGATAA
- a CDS encoding metal-sulfur cluster assembly factor, whose product MKKFFELASSCDCLDQFSRKVVLEKGTIGSIFGYHGSEVEICTLTGNYKMNKELFDESIKKDSNLGDMVPDVDFIWEQLKTVNDPEINVNIVDLGLVYGIDVIHCDENCIKIMVEMTLTSPICPLSEVIQQEVVDVISSSCTVTEVIVNFVWDPPWHRDMMTEFGRMELGLQ is encoded by the coding sequence GTGAAGAAATTTTTTGAATTGGCATCGAGTTGCGATTGCCTAGACCAATTTTCCCGTAAAGTTGTTCTGGAAAAAGGTACAATTGGGTCGATTTTTGGATACCATGGAAGTGAAGTTGAAATTTGCACATTGACTGGTAACTATAAGATGAACAAGGAGTTATTTGATGAATCCATTAAAAAAGATTCCAATCTTGGCGATATGGTTCCGGATGTGGATTTCATTTGGGAGCAGCTGAAAACGGTAAATGATCCAGAAATTAACGTAAATATTGTGGATTTAGGCTTGGTCTATGGCATTGATGTGATTCATTGTGATGAAAATTGCATAAAAATTATGGTGGAAATGACCTTGACTTCGCCCATTTGCCCACTGAGTGAAGTTATTCAACAAGAAGTAGTTGATGTTATTTCCTCTTCCTGTACCGTGACCGAAGTCATTGTCAATTTTGTCTGGGATCCGCCTTGGCACAGAGATATGATGACGGAGTTTGGTCGCATGGAACTTGGTTTGCAATGA
- the rplU gene encoding 50S ribosomal protein L21, producing the protein MKAIIETQGKQLTVKAGDIVFVDRYVGTQAGDVVDIKKVLVIGSGDEVKIGAPYVVGAVVKVKILENKRGKKLRIFKKKRRKGYARRRGHRQELSVLKVESITA; encoded by the coding sequence ATGAAAGCTATTATTGAGACCCAGGGGAAGCAGTTGACCGTTAAAGCTGGTGATATTGTTTTTGTGGATCGCTATGTTGGAACCCAAGCCGGAGATGTTGTTGATATAAAGAAGGTTCTGGTGATTGGATCTGGCGATGAAGTTAAAATTGGTGCACCCTATGTGGTTGGTGCTGTGGTTAAAGTAAAGATTTTGGAGAATAAGCGCGGGAAAAAGTTGCGTATATTTAAAAAGAAGCGCAGGAAGGGCTATGCCAGGAGAAGGGGGCATCGCCAGGAATTGTCTGTGCTAAAGGTTGAATCAATAACAGCTTGA